One stretch of Bacillota bacterium DNA includes these proteins:
- a CDS encoding DUF192 domain-containing protein, producing the protein MEVYNITRQVVLAREVEVAFSFWRRLKGLLGEPRLPAGKALLLKPCNAVHSWFMSFPFDVVFLDEDLVIVHAIEAMPPFRFSPIVREARAVLELPAGIVRWSESRIGDRLALRARFS; encoded by the coding sequence GTGGAGGTTTATAACATCACCCGCCAGGTTGTCCTGGCGCGGGAGGTTGAGGTTGCCTTCTCCTTTTGGAGGCGCTTGAAGGGGTTGCTGGGGGAGCCCCGCCTCCCTGCGGGGAAGGCCCTTCTGCTGAAACCCTGCAATGCCGTCCATTCCTGGTTTATGTCCTTCCCTTTTGACGTGGTTTTCCTGGATGAGGATCTGGTGATCGTCCACGCCATCGAGGCGATGCCTCCCTTCCGGTTCAGTCCTATCGTCCGGGAAGCGCGCGCCGTGCTGGAGCTTCCCGCAGGTATTGTACGGTGGAGCGAAAGCCGGATCGGCGACCGCCTCGCCTTGCGCGCCCGCTTCTCCTGA
- a CDS encoding helicase-related protein produces MGLFSLYLAQGGGERLFFLSPNPVFDFTYLQRSRGYGSFAYLSNPLPVGLAVYLLFALQKNLRQEVRAVSGGQFSQLLEQLQNRSLRAMGLLAYPSQKDALRQFWKNFSPGSFFFREVGGAAPPGPVLLPKKDELDEVEKLLAGRLLREREIARLLGLGSAAQKNHLTGILQVLCLTGRIFLLPALLPLKGNVVFCQRCGWEGIPRLRVCRGCGSRECAVCPECLIMGELSLCEPLYTAGRPQVFLPDPAPSHRLFSLLAPVIRAFFDPQGSRRREAVGRERVLCHPLIFQVPDALRSGSPCPGLVSPGSGRPGYSRSGFPGAGSPRQEGERDAPALQGAAPHRKKEIPGGEAGQRADLRLEVEFTAPQAAAAGALLEFGAEANPHRECLVWAACGAGKTEVSFPLIGEVLAAGKQVLFTTPRRDVVLEVAPRLARTFGSRQVTALYGGSGNQGRQSPLVVATTHQALRFDQHFDLVILDEGDAFPYPGSRMLHFGVAQARRQEGKVVYLTATPEKEILARARAGLVDIIKIPARPHGFPLPEPRFLKIQPVRTTRRGPVLHGDLLALIKQAVTRFRAQLFLFVPTVELARIVGEALRAAAGEPPLEDFSPGWIEWSHAGDRDRLQKRERFFAGKFPVLVTTTIMERGVTVPRVHVLVINADQAAVFDAPTLVQIAGRCGRSASYPTGEVWFLAPRVSREMDDALGQIRSFNNEADRAGYLRPDYPFVLQEILRKETVKDGLQGCC; encoded by the coding sequence ATGGGACTGTTTTCTTTATATCTGGCACAGGGTGGAGGGGAAAGGCTCTTTTTCCTTTCACCCAACCCGGTTTTTGATTTCACTTACCTGCAAAGGAGCCGGGGTTACGGGAGTTTCGCTTATTTAAGCAACCCTCTGCCGGTGGGGCTTGCTGTCTACCTCCTCTTTGCCCTGCAGAAAAACCTGCGACAAGAAGTGCGTGCTGTTTCAGGCGGTCAATTCTCCCAACTGTTGGAACAGCTCCAAAACCGGTCCCTGCGTGCTATGGGGTTGCTGGCTTATCCCTCCCAGAAGGATGCTTTGCGGCAGTTCTGGAAAAACTTCTCCCCTGGCTCTTTCTTTTTCCGGGAGGTTGGGGGTGCAGCCCCCCCGGGTCCGGTACTTCTCCCCAAAAAGGATGAACTTGACGAAGTGGAAAAATTGCTTGCCGGGCGCCTGCTGCGCGAGAGAGAAATCGCCCGCCTGCTTGGTCTCGGCAGCGCGGCCCAAAAAAACCATCTGACCGGGATTTTACAGGTACTTTGCCTTACCGGAAGAATTTTTCTGCTCCCTGCCCTTCTGCCCCTTAAGGGCAATGTGGTCTTCTGCCAGCGCTGCGGCTGGGAGGGGATTCCCCGGCTGCGGGTCTGCCGGGGATGCGGGAGCAGGGAATGCGCTGTTTGTCCGGAATGTTTGATTATGGGAGAGCTGAGCCTCTGCGAACCTCTCTACACGGCAGGGCGGCCGCAGGTCTTTCTGCCGGACCCCGCGCCTTCGCACCGGCTGTTTTCCCTGCTTGCGCCGGTTATACGGGCTTTTTTTGATCCTCAAGGTTCCCGCCGTCGGGAGGCGGTGGGGCGGGAGAGGGTTTTATGCCATCCCCTTATTTTTCAGGTTCCGGACGCTCTTCGATCGGGCTCTCCTTGCCCGGGCCTGGTCTCCCCGGGCTCCGGTCGCCCGGGTTATTCCCGCTCCGGTTTCCCGGGCGCAGGCTCTCCCCGCCAGGAAGGAGAGCGAGATGCGCCGGCCCTGCAAGGGGCGGCGCCACACCGGAAAAAGGAAATACCGGGCGGTGAAGCAGGCCAGAGGGCAGATCTGCGTCTGGAGGTTGAGTTTACAGCCCCCCAGGCGGCTGCCGCCGGCGCCCTTTTAGAGTTCGGAGCCGAAGCAAACCCCCACCGGGAATGCCTTGTCTGGGCTGCCTGCGGTGCCGGAAAAACTGAAGTCTCTTTCCCGCTCATAGGAGAGGTCCTCGCCGCCGGGAAACAGGTACTGTTTACTACACCCCGGCGGGATGTAGTTTTAGAAGTCGCACCCCGGCTGGCCCGAACTTTCGGGAGCCGGCAGGTAACGGCGCTCTACGGAGGGAGCGGCAATCAGGGGAGGCAATCCCCTCTAGTTGTTGCGACTACTCACCAGGCGCTCCGCTTTGACCAGCACTTTGATCTGGTGATCCTCGATGAAGGGGATGCCTTTCCCTATCCGGGCAGCCGGATGCTTCATTTTGGAGTGGCGCAGGCGCGCCGGCAAGAGGGGAAGGTGGTTTACCTCACGGCGACTCCGGAGAAAGAGATCCTGGCCCGGGCGCGGGCCGGGCTTGTTGACATAATTAAGATTCCAGCCAGGCCGCACGGCTTTCCCCTACCCGAGCCCCGTTTTTTAAAGATCCAACCTGTTCGAACAACACGGAGGGGACCCGTCTTGCACGGGGATCTCCTTGCCTTAATTAAACAGGCCGTAACAAGATTCAGGGCGCAGCTTTTTCTCTTCGTCCCTACCGTTGAACTGGCAAGGATTGTTGGGGAGGCTCTGCGTGCTGCGGCGGGAGAGCCTCCTCTTGAGGACTTCTCTCCCGGCTGGATTGAGTGGAGCCACGCCGGGGACCGCGACCGTTTGCAAAAAAGGGAACGTTTTTTTGCCGGGAAGTTCCCCGTCCTGGTTACCACGACCATCATGGAGCGCGGGGTTACTGTCCCGCGGGTTCACGTTCTCGTCATCAACGCGGATCAGGCTGCGGTCTTCGATGCACCTACCCTGGTGCAGATCGCCGGTCGCTGCGGGCGGAGCGCTTCATACCCTACCGGCGAGGTTTGGTTTCTCGCTCCCCGGGTCAGCCGGGAAATGGATGATGCCCTGGGCCAGATCCGGTCCTTCAATAACGAGGCTGACCGCGCCGGTTATCTGCGCCCCGATTATCCTTTTGTCCTCCAGGAGATTCTAAGGAAAGAGACGGTGAAAGATGGTCTTCAGGGATGTTGTTAA
- a CDS encoding ComF family protein codes for MVFRDVVNVIQEFIFPPGAVCPACGRAGTPRQLCPACLKAWSELAQGMGICSHCGRFGNFLPPAALCRDCRTERPPFSLARGVAPYEGPVRDALYLFKFAGKQELAFPLGSLMAGLARELFPRRALAGVVPVPLHPDRERERRFNQAALLAAAVARELRLLLLNEALFRVRETPSQTTLSGASRRVNLAGAFSPGKAAAHLQGKGVVLVDDVYTTGATAAECSRSLLAAGASSVYVLTLATAVLKEGNRQEES; via the coding sequence ATGGTCTTCAGGGATGTTGTTAACGTCATTCAGGAATTCATCTTTCCACCCGGAGCTGTTTGCCCGGCATGCGGGCGCGCCGGGACCCCCCGGCAGTTGTGTCCGGCCTGTTTAAAAGCCTGGTCGGAGCTGGCGCAGGGGATGGGAATTTGCTCTCACTGCGGCCGTTTTGGGAATTTTTTGCCTCCCGCGGCACTCTGCCGGGACTGCCGGACGGAGCGGCCCCCTTTCAGCCTTGCCCGCGGTGTGGCGCCTTACGAAGGGCCGGTGCGGGATGCTCTCTACCTTTTTAAATTTGCGGGAAAGCAGGAGCTGGCCTTTCCCCTCGGGAGTTTGATGGCCGGGCTGGCCAGAGAACTCTTTCCCCGCCGTGCTCTCGCGGGAGTGGTCCCGGTTCCCCTTCACCCCGACCGGGAAAGGGAGCGCCGCTTTAATCAGGCAGCCCTCCTTGCGGCGGCCGTGGCGCGGGAACTGCGGCTTCTCCTGCTGAACGAGGCTTTATTCCGGGTCAGAGAAACTCCCAGCCAGACCACGCTCTCCGGGGCAAGCCGGAGGGTCAATCTAGCCGGAGCATTTTCGCCCGGTAAAGCTGCTGCTCACTTGCAGGGGAAAGGGGTGGTCCTGGTAGATGACGTTTACACCACAGGCGCCACTGCTGCTGAGTGCAGCCGGAGCCTGCTCGCAGCCGGAGCCTCCTCTGTTTACGTGCTCACCCTTGCCACGGCAGTATTAAAAGAAGGCAACCGACAGGAGGAAAGCTAG
- a CDS encoding MFS transporter has translation MQKRWWILASIAFGTFISVVNGSIVNVALPTIARFLGLELTVLQWVILIFLLTISATLLVAGRLADLVGRKRIYTGGFPVLMTGSLICGLAPNFLTLLAGRIIQALGAAMPMANGMAIITATFPPEERGQALGIVGSVVAIGALLGPVLGGFLVDTFGWRWVFFINLPLGTLAFLTALALLPHDCPAHRGDGFDYPGALLFAGTIVILLLALSGVGAPLLRGGLALAGILAFAVFILWERRQPHPLLDLELFRLPLFSTSLAAAFLAFVSMSGLMLLAPFYLEEVLGYPPYQVGLLMSPYPLLMAIAAPVSGWLSDRLGPVGLTTGGLSLNILALLSLGFLGSKASYFDIASRLAVLGIGMGMFQSPNNSTVMGSVPFAKLGIAGGVNALVRNVGMIIGTAVVVLLFSGVQQIYLKGVVHPTPGQEVAAFLHGWQAVFVFAAAMTALAVVFSAVRARLFSQIPQ, from the coding sequence ATGCAAAAAAGGTGGTGGATTCTTGCCAGCATTGCTTTCGGGACGTTCATTTCGGTGGTCAACGGCAGCATTGTCAATGTCGCCCTCCCTACGATCGCACGGTTCCTGGGTCTTGAGCTTACGGTTTTGCAGTGGGTGATCCTGATATTTCTCCTGACGATCTCGGCGACTTTGCTGGTGGCAGGCCGGCTTGCGGATCTGGTCGGGAGAAAGCGGATTTATACCGGCGGCTTTCCTGTTTTAATGACCGGTTCTTTAATCTGCGGTCTTGCCCCGAACTTTCTTACTTTACTGGCAGGCCGTATCATCCAGGCCCTCGGTGCGGCCATGCCTATGGCCAACGGGATGGCCATTATCACTGCGACCTTTCCTCCGGAGGAGAGGGGCCAGGCCCTGGGAATTGTGGGAAGCGTCGTGGCGATCGGCGCTCTGTTAGGCCCGGTTTTAGGTGGTTTTCTGGTCGATACTTTTGGCTGGCGCTGGGTTTTTTTCATCAACCTCCCGCTGGGCACCCTCGCCTTTTTGACCGCCCTCGCGCTGTTGCCGCACGACTGCCCTGCGCACCGGGGGGATGGATTTGACTACCCGGGTGCCCTCCTTTTTGCCGGCACGATTGTCATACTCTTGCTGGCTTTATCCGGGGTTGGTGCCCCCCTTTTGCGCGGGGGGCTGGCGCTGGCAGGGATCCTCGCTTTTGCGGTTTTTATCCTGTGGGAAAGGAGGCAGCCCCATCCGCTCCTGGATTTGGAGTTGTTTCGCCTTCCCCTCTTCAGCACATCGCTTGCGGCAGCCTTTCTCGCCTTCGTATCCATGTCGGGGTTAATGCTGCTTGCTCCCTTTTATCTAGAAGAGGTGCTTGGGTATCCCCCGTACCAGGTCGGCCTCTTGATGAGCCCGTACCCCTTGCTGATGGCGATTGCCGCACCGGTGAGCGGCTGGCTCTCCGACCGCCTGGGGCCCGTCGGGCTTACAACAGGAGGACTTTCGCTGAATATCCTCGCCCTGCTCTCACTCGGCTTTTTGGGAAGCAAAGCCTCGTATTTCGACATCGCCTCCCGCCTGGCGGTGCTGGGCATCGGGATGGGGATGTTCCAGTCTCCGAACAACAGTACCGTCATGGGTTCGGTTCCCTTTGCAAAGTTGGGTATCGCAGGAGGGGTTAACGCCCTGGTCCGCAACGTCGGGATGATCATCGGAACTGCAGTTGTTGTCCTGTTGTTTTCAGGCGTACAGCAGATCTACCTGAAAGGTGTGGTACATCCCACGCCGGGACAGGAGGTGGCCGCCTTTCTTCACGGATGGCAGGCGGTATTCGTTTTTGCGGCAGCAATGACGGCTCTGGCGGTGGTTTTTTCGGCCGTGAGGGCGCGGCTCTTTTCTCAAATTCCTCAATAG
- a CDS encoding DUF1614 domain-containing protein, producing the protein MPFIFLIFLIPFLLLLLFFNVATLSFARLGLSPAGAMLFLTASVVGSLINIPLSRRRTILREPRRLPFPFLLFYYPPVVQEQVICFNVGGAGLPVLFSLYLLLTGAPLVPALLALVLVALVAKLMARPQPGVGIVMPAFVPPLVAAAAALLLAPAGQTAPVAYVAGTMGTLIGADLLNWRAIQNLGAQVVSIGGAGIFDGIFLVGIIAAFLG; encoded by the coding sequence ATGCCCTTTATTTTTCTCATCTTTTTAATTCCCTTTTTGCTCTTGCTCCTCTTTTTCAACGTGGCGACCCTTTCCTTCGCGCGGCTCGGGCTTTCCCCCGCGGGAGCGATGCTTTTCTTAACCGCTTCGGTGGTAGGGAGCCTGATCAACATCCCCCTTTCCAGGCGCCGGACGATCCTCAGGGAGCCCCGGAGGCTTCCCTTCCCTTTCCTTTTGTTTTACTACCCGCCTGTTGTCCAGGAGCAGGTGATCTGCTTTAATGTAGGGGGGGCCGGTCTTCCCGTCCTCTTCTCACTCTACCTTCTCCTGACCGGGGCCCCGCTGGTGCCTGCTCTCCTGGCGCTTGTTCTCGTCGCCCTCGTAGCCAAGCTGATGGCCCGGCCGCAGCCCGGGGTCGGGATCGTAATGCCGGCATTTGTTCCTCCCCTGGTTGCGGCGGCAGCTGCCCTCCTTCTGGCGCCCGCCGGACAGACCGCTCCTGTCGCCTATGTGGCAGGGACGATGGGTACCTTGATCGGCGCCGATCTTTTGAACTGGAGGGCGATTCAGAATTTGGGGGCGCAGGTGGTGAGCATCGGCGGAGCAGGGATTTTCGACGGAATCTTTTTAGTGGGAATCATCGCTGCTTTCCTGGGTTGA
- the flgM gene encoding flagellar biosynthesis anti-sigma factor FlgM, whose translation MIVSSQQIQMVLRLYGVRQANAPEEQRTPGETQVRRAEEGDRVELSEEVLFYQKAREAAQKAPEVREDRVRQIKDALARGTYAVPVEVVAEKMLGRFLIDRLV comes from the coding sequence GTGATCGTGTCAAGCCAGCAAATTCAAATGGTCCTCCGTTTATACGGGGTCCGGCAGGCAAATGCCCCCGAAGAGCAGCGTACCCCGGGCGAAACGCAGGTAAGGCGCGCTGAGGAGGGGGACAGGGTTGAGCTTTCGGAAGAAGTGCTTTTTTATCAAAAGGCGCGGGAGGCTGCCCAAAAAGCACCTGAGGTGAGGGAAGACCGTGTCCGGCAGATAAAAGACGCCCTGGCGCGGGGCACTTACGCGGTTCCTGTTGAAGTTGTAGCGGAAAAAATGCTAGGGAGGTTTTTGATCGACCGTCTGGTATAG
- a CDS encoding flagellar protein FlgN produces the protein MARKKNEEARVVSSVPESPELPEAWKEEFTARLFRQEQLYVKLLELAREKRQVLLAGPVGQAQIGALESILKEETILLAEVRVLEETRDALFERLEREFKQTQDDACPAGLDLMKQVQSCAVRCLPDLADRYASLYVLLEELRRLNRENGEILERFQRYVEFSLDLLGKSTENGTYQQVGTKKGAVKKAVSPQSRIIRRV, from the coding sequence ATGGCCCGAAAAAAGAATGAAGAGGCTAGGGTGGTCTCCTCTGTTCCCGAGTCTCCGGAATTGCCCGAGGCCTGGAAAGAAGAGTTTACCGCCCGGCTTTTTCGTCAGGAGCAACTGTACGTAAAACTGTTGGAGTTGGCGCGGGAGAAACGCCAGGTACTTCTCGCCGGCCCGGTGGGTCAAGCCCAGATCGGCGCGCTGGAATCAATCTTAAAAGAAGAAACGATTTTGCTCGCCGAGGTCAGGGTGCTTGAAGAGACCCGTGACGCTCTATTCGAGCGGCTGGAGCGGGAATTTAAGCAAACACAGGATGATGCCTGTCCCGCGGGCCTGGACCTGATGAAACAGGTGCAGTCCTGTGCAGTCCGTTGCCTTCCTGATTTAGCGGACCGTTACGCTTCTCTCTATGTGCTCCTGGAAGAGTTGCGGCGTTTAAACCGGGAGAACGGGGAAATCCTGGAGCGTTTTCAACGTTACGTAGAATTTTCTCTCGATCTCCTGGGGAAGAGCACGGAAAACGGGACCTATCAGCAGGTGGGGACTAAAAAGGGTGCCGTAAAAAAAGCGGTTTCCCCGCAGAGTCGCATTATCCGGCGGGTTTAA
- the flgK gene encoding flagellar hook-associated protein FlgK, with protein sequence MRSTFFGLEIGRRGLQAQQRALDVTGHNVTNANTPGFTRQEAVLVTTTPFPVPSLNRPWGAGQVGTGVEIAEIRRLRDAFLDLQVRHENRALGYWEARRDALQKVEVIFNEPSDSGLRTVFEQFWQALEDLSKNPESSAARSVVRQRGIALAETFNHMDRQLRELQEDLDGALKVKVSEINSLGRQIADLNQQILKIEVTGARANDLRDKRDVLLDQMAKLINFQAHEDEKGLVNINIGGRPLVQGEQFYGFKTREDPANEGLTVVCWETDGEPVQIEAGVMRGLIEMRGYVENGEQKGFVREMRKKLDALAATLVEKFNNGFDVGSDHYNGHRDGYGLDGTTENVFFSGNSAATIEVVIADLNKIAAATTWDGDGDGEWDEDGEPGDGSNALKLAQLKQQLIMKMSEDAEPTATFEDYLRAAIGQLGVEAQEADRMVENQELLVAQLENNRQAVSGVSLDEEMVNMIRFQHAYNAAARVITAMDEMLDLIISRMGLVGR encoded by the coding sequence TTGCGCTCAACCTTTTTCGGTCTCGAAATCGGGCGGCGCGGCCTGCAGGCCCAGCAGCGCGCCTTGGACGTAACCGGTCACAATGTTACTAATGCCAATACGCCTGGCTTCACGCGCCAGGAAGCGGTCCTCGTTACCACCACTCCTTTTCCGGTTCCTTCCCTGAACCGACCCTGGGGCGCGGGGCAGGTCGGTACGGGCGTGGAGATCGCCGAAATTCGCCGCTTGCGTGATGCGTTTCTGGACCTCCAGGTGCGCCACGAAAACAGGGCACTGGGCTACTGGGAGGCGCGGCGGGATGCCCTCCAGAAGGTAGAGGTTATCTTTAACGAGCCTTCCGACAGCGGGTTGCGCACCGTTTTTGAGCAATTCTGGCAAGCTCTGGAAGATTTAAGCAAAAACCCGGAGAGCTCGGCGGCGCGCTCGGTGGTACGCCAGCGGGGGATTGCCCTTGCCGAGACCTTTAATCACATGGACCGCCAGCTCCGGGAGCTCCAGGAGGACCTCGACGGCGCACTCAAGGTAAAGGTAAGTGAAATTAATTCCCTCGGCCGCCAGATTGCCGACTTGAACCAGCAGATCCTCAAGATCGAGGTCACCGGGGCGCGGGCGAATGACCTGCGCGACAAGAGGGATGTTTTGCTGGACCAGATGGCGAAGCTGATCAACTTCCAGGCGCATGAGGATGAGAAGGGACTCGTAAATATCAACATCGGGGGTCGCCCTCTGGTGCAGGGGGAGCAGTTTTACGGCTTTAAAACCAGGGAGGACCCTGCCAACGAGGGCTTGACCGTCGTTTGTTGGGAGACTGACGGCGAGCCCGTACAGATCGAGGCGGGGGTGATGCGCGGCCTGATCGAAATGCGGGGGTATGTGGAGAACGGCGAACAGAAAGGTTTTGTCCGGGAAATGCGCAAGAAACTGGATGCTCTTGCAGCTACCCTCGTAGAGAAATTTAATAACGGATTTGATGTCGGGTCGGATCATTATAATGGCCATCGTGATGGATATGGTTTAGACGGGACAACTGAAAATGTCTTTTTCTCAGGCAACAGCGCCGCCACCATTGAGGTTGTTATTGCTGACCTCAATAAAATTGCCGCCGCGACAACCTGGGATGGAGATGGAGATGGAGAGTGGGATGAAGATGGAGAGCCGGGCGATGGCAGCAACGCCTTGAAGCTTGCGCAGTTAAAGCAGCAGTTGATTATGAAGATGAGCGAGGACGCAGAACCTACAGCGACCTTTGAGGATTACCTGCGGGCGGCGATCGGCCAGCTTGGAGTGGAAGCGCAAGAAGCCGACCGGATGGTGGAAAACCAGGAGCTTCTTGTGGCCCAGCTGGAGAACAACCGCCAGGCTGTTTCCGGCGTTTCCCTCGATGAGGAGATGGTGAACATGATCCGGTTCCAGCACGCATACAACGCCGCGGCGCGGGTGATCACCGCAATGGACGAAATGCTCGACCTGATCATCAGCAGGATGGGTCTGGTCGGCCGCTGA
- a CDS encoding cyclodeaminase/cyclohydrolase family protein codes for MGGFSEVKNLTVRAYLAELAADSLFPSAGAAAALTGAQAAALFAMVCRVNLRKLKKKGQAGREDVETGSTATGRERKGEGGGCSFWQKMLERSEAYLRRCLELAQADGLAYREVVDGNPQGPAHALEIPLQVAECSRETAYLIERALPESYAPVRADAETALHLARGSKKAALAVARHNLALLSSQSERENYVNKIVFLET; via the coding sequence GTGGGTGGTTTTTCCGAAGTCAAAAACTTAACCGTAAGGGCGTACCTTGCAGAGCTTGCCGCCGACTCCCTTTTTCCAAGCGCCGGAGCGGCCGCGGCATTAACCGGCGCCCAGGCGGCGGCCCTGTTCGCGATGGTCTGCCGTGTCAACCTCAGGAAACTGAAGAAAAAAGGACAGGCCGGCCGGGAGGATGTCGAAACAGGGAGCACCGCTACCGGGAGGGAAAGAAAAGGGGAAGGAGGAGGGTGCAGTTTCTGGCAAAAAATGCTTGAGCGGTCAGAAGCTTATCTGAGGCGCTGCCTGGAACTGGCTCAAGCAGATGGGCTTGCCTACCGGGAGGTGGTTGACGGAAACCCGCAGGGGCCCGCGCACGCCCTGGAAATCCCGCTCCAGGTAGCAGAGTGCTCCCGGGAAACGGCGTACTTGATCGAGCGGGCGCTCCCGGAGTCGTACGCTCCGGTCCGGGCAGATGCGGAAACCGCCTTGCACCTGGCGCGGGGGAGCAAAAAGGCCGCGCTTGCGGTTGCGCGGCACAATCTCGCCCTGCTTTCCAGCCAATCCGAGCGGGAAAACTATGTCAACAAGATCGTGTTTCTCGAAACCTGA
- the flgL gene encoding flagellar hook-associated protein FlgL encodes MRVTNIMLTNNFLRNMYLNLRRLEAAQDQLASGKKVRRPSDDPVRVVTSLALRSDLGESGQYTRNIKDARTWMEVTEGALGNATEVLQRARELALYGASDTLPQESREALAREVEQLRDQLGMIANTTLGGRYIFGGTRTNKPPYEGGPWAGNENEINYEIAPGVTIPVNCNGKAIFTAVAGVHDDVFQVLQNLADNLNDPAKQGSDISASVGEIDKVLDSIIATRGELGARVNRAEMALDRLQQSEVKQTELLSLAEDADIAEAIMDLKNQENVYRVSLATGARIIMPTLVDFLR; translated from the coding sequence TTGCGGGTAACGAATATCATGCTGACCAACAACTTCCTGCGCAACATGTACCTTAATTTAAGGCGACTCGAAGCGGCCCAGGACCAGCTCGCCTCCGGGAAGAAGGTGCGGCGGCCCTCGGACGATCCCGTGCGGGTAGTGACTTCTCTCGCCCTCCGCAGCGATCTGGGAGAATCAGGGCAGTACACGCGTAACATCAAGGACGCCCGGACCTGGATGGAGGTGACCGAGGGGGCCCTGGGCAACGCCACCGAGGTCCTCCAGCGGGCGCGTGAGCTTGCGCTGTACGGGGCCAGCGACACTTTGCCCCAGGAATCCCGGGAGGCCCTGGCGAGAGAGGTTGAGCAACTGAGGGATCAACTCGGCATGATCGCAAACACCACTCTAGGCGGCCGCTACATTTTCGGCGGCACGAGAACCAATAAGCCCCCTTACGAGGGTGGTCCCTGGGCGGGGAACGAAAATGAAATCAATTACGAGATAGCGCCTGGGGTCACAATTCCTGTTAATTGTAACGGCAAGGCAATTTTCACCGCCGTGGCGGGAGTGCATGATGATGTTTTTCAAGTGCTGCAAAATTTAGCTGATAACCTTAATGATCCGGCTAAACAAGGGAGCGATATTTCCGCCTCAGTTGGCGAAATCGATAAAGTCCTGGACAGCATCATTGCCACCCGGGGGGAGCTGGGAGCGAGGGTAAACAGGGCGGAGATGGCTCTGGACCGCCTCCAGCAGAGCGAGGTCAAGCAGACGGAGCTCCTTTCTCTGGCGGAGGACGCCGACATCGCCGAGGCGATCATGGATTTAAAGAACCAGGAGAACGTCTATAGGGTCTCTCTTGCGACCGGGGCGAGGATCATCATGCCGACCCTGGTCGATTTCCTCCGCTGA
- a CDS encoding flagellar assembly protein FliW, with amino-acid sequence MQVKTSRFGSLEVAPERLIRFPRGMVGFPGLKEYFFVPVPENTVFAWMQAKDDPDVAFLMVDPFVFYPDYQVELSEGVCHFLQLRNPGEATLLTVVTIPAQGVKGMTTNLLAPVVINHVKGLGQQVVLETGEYHTKHPLFRFLPPTAARRACG; translated from the coding sequence ATGCAGGTAAAGACAAGCAGGTTTGGAAGTTTAGAAGTAGCGCCTGAGCGGTTGATCAGGTTCCCCCGGGGGATGGTGGGATTCCCCGGCTTAAAAGAATATTTTTTCGTTCCCGTTCCGGAGAACACGGTATTCGCCTGGATGCAGGCTAAAGACGACCCGGATGTCGCCTTTCTGATGGTGGATCCCTTTGTCTTTTACCCTGATTATCAGGTGGAATTAAGTGAGGGAGTCTGTCATTTTCTTCAGCTCAGGAATCCCGGTGAGGCAACTTTGCTTACGGTAGTTACAATCCCGGCCCAGGGGGTAAAAGGAATGACGACAAATCTGCTGGCACCTGTTGTCATCAACCACGTGAAGGGATTGGGTCAACAGGTTGTTTTAGAAACAGGAGAATACCATACAAAGCACCCACTTTTTCGCTTTCTTCCCCCAACTGCAGCGCGGCGGGCCTGCGGCTAG
- the csrA gene encoding carbon storage regulator CsrA → MLVLTRKPGQSIIIGEEIIITVLEVRGDQVRLGVQAPRELPIHREEVYNLIRSENIAAVRVDSRALNGLGKLLKKEEELAPGEDEAAREVK, encoded by the coding sequence ATGCTTGTGTTAACGCGTAAACCGGGTCAGAGTATTATCATTGGAGAAGAAATTATCATAACCGTGCTTGAGGTCCGGGGGGACCAGGTACGTCTTGGGGTTCAGGCTCCCAGGGAGTTGCCGATTCACAGGGAAGAGGTTTACAACCTGATCCGGAGCGAAAACATCGCCGCCGTCCGGGTTGATTCCCGCGCCCTAAACGGGTTGGGAAAACTTCTCAAAAAGGAAGAGGAGTTGGCTCCCGGAGAAGATGAAGCCGCGCGGGAGGTAAAATAA